The following coding sequences lie in one Micromonospora sp. R77 genomic window:
- a CDS encoding nuclear transport factor 2 family protein, with product MTDTVVHPELHARTVRDYFGLIDTGDLLDSVALFAPDAVYHRPGHPPMVGRERIAHFYCELRPIRSGVHTLDAVIADGTGVAAHGGFRGVALDGSPIDLRFADFFEFDGSGAITRRETYFSAPLV from the coding sequence GTGACTGACACCGTCGTCCATCCCGAGCTGCACGCCCGGACCGTGCGTGACTACTTCGGTCTCATCGACACCGGTGACCTACTGGATTCGGTCGCCCTGTTCGCCCCCGACGCCGTCTACCACCGCCCCGGCCACCCACCGATGGTCGGCCGGGAGCGGATCGCCCACTTCTACTGCGAGCTGCGACCCATCCGATCGGGCGTGCACACCCTCGACGCCGTGATCGCCGACGGGACTGGTGTCGCCGCCCACGGCGGGTTCCGGGGCGTGGCCCTGGACGGATCACCGATCGACCTGCGCTTCGCCGACTTCTTCGAGTTCGACGGATCCGGTGCCATCACCCGCCGGGAGACCTACTTCTCCGCCCCGCTCGTCTGA